The region GCAAGTCTGTTAATGTTAATGACCTCGAGGCAACAGTTGTAGTAGAGAAGGGCGGCTACACTTGAATCTGTATGTACCGCATACAAATTCCTTACCGCTTTGTCTTGGAGATTTTGGTTGTCCCGAGTGGCATGAAATGCCTGATTTAAAATCGGGAAGATGCATTAAATTTCGAGTCGATTGTTTATGACAATCGATGTGATTATCCAAATTGTCTAAAGGTTAAATAAAAAGGATTTGGAGAACTTTCTTCGCACAAGGAAATTATCGATTTTCCATGGCGATTCCTGATTTGGAATATCctctcatttgaaatttcaagagaaattcaGCATTCATTTTCGTTCGTttgttgaagaaaatgatttattatcGAGTTGCTGAGGTATCTCTCGTAAGCCAATGATAATCAAACTGATTTGGTTATCTGAAAAGTTATCTTTCGAGAGGCAATTTAGAGAGACGACAAGGAAGAGCTGAGACGAGGATAGGACCAGGATTAAGAGAGTTTCTCCCTCTGAAATCTTCTAACCACCAAACTGAGCCATCGTCCAACGCTAAGCAAAGATAGCCAACATGGAGGCACCGCAGGAAAAATTGCATCCTTAGAGAAGAACGCAATCGGCatattttcagttcaataaTATGCTCATTCTGCATGTGCCTCTAGAACAAACAAACAGATCCCATACTGATTAGTaccacaaaatgaataaaagcAACTAAAATAGCATAAAcctagaatttgaatttaaactttaaaaaaaaaaaaaaggatatcaATATTGATATTGTCCGATTGGAAAATATAAAGAGTTGATCCAGCATAAAATTTCTGGTGTAGAAATGGTTAATATCAGATATTTCCATttccaattcaattcaaattaataatACCCTTTAAAATTTTGCGACAAAcaaaatattctgaataaaatgGTTAAACCAGTTGGGTAGTTTCTGTAAATTCTGTAAGCTATTTAAGCTCGAATATGTAGTTTTTGAGTATCAATAAAATTACTTAAGAACATGGTTggttttcaataatgaaattaaCTTAATTCTTCCGTTTCTTTTTTCATCACCCTTTCTCATACTCACCAAGCCCTCTGGCAGCCACATCTGTGGCCACCAGAATGGAGCATTGCCCTCCTTTTCTGAAGGACCGTAACACGTAGTCACGTTCATTTTGACTTTTGTCACCATGTATACTTAAAGCTGGCCAGCCATAGCTTCCAATCGTTTTTGTTATACTTTCTACTTTTTTCTTTGTCTCAACAAAAATAATCACTTTTGAATCTGATTCCATTGTGTTTCCTATTTCCTGAAGCAACATACTCAATCTGTGGAGAaaaaaggctcattaaatcgcATCATCTATGGTaacctataattttttttttcaatctaatCCATAGTCTGTTCAGAAATAATCGACATCCCGGGCGccttggaaaatcgaaattaagttggaaATGATAATGTCATCGTCAGAAAATAcatattttggaaaatttcaaaatttctacgttatatgtatatttttaattttaacgaTAAAACAATTTTAGCACCAATTTTAAATGATATATGTAAACAGAAATGAAGACACGACTGGACTTTCTTCtatgtcaataattcctaaATGGATATCAATAAATGGGAATATATTTTTTGTCTCTACTTACTTTTGTTCTTTCTCTGTTTCCTGGCAAACGTCAACAATTTGATGGATGTTGTGGTTTGCTGAAGGCTGAAGTGATCCTATATTAATTTGAACATAATCCGTCAGAAAATCATGCGCGAGTTTTTGAACTTCTTTTGGCCATGTAGCGGACCACATCAAAGTTTGCCGGTCGGGTCTGATTTGTTCGAGGATCTTTCGAATTTGAGGTTCGAAACCCATATCTAACATTCGATCAGCTTCATCCAGCACCAAATAGGTACATCTTTTCAAATTGGTAGTTCCTCTCTGCAAGAAATCAATGAGCCTTCCAGGTGTTGCTATGACAATTTCAACTCCTCGTTCCAAATCACGAGCCTGGGGCCCCTTGGGAGCTCCTCCGAAAATGCAAGTGTTGCGGATGTAGGAAGAATGGCCAAACTCATTTGCAACTTGTTGAATCTGTTGCGCTAATTCTCTAGTGGGAGCCAATACCAACGCGATTGGTCCATCGTCACGAGATAGTCTTTGCTGATTGTTGATATGCACTATAGCGGGTAAAATGTAAGCTAAAGTTTTTCCTGTAAAATAAAGAAGAGGTTAAACATAATGATTActcaatatataaaataaatagatACAACCTAACtgaaattcaatattaataaaaagaaattttatatattgaatgttgaaattatccaataacaatttcaagcaacttgcaaaatttcgtgatgaatcataaaaatacaagaataaaaaaaatcaataatgaaaacttACCTGATCCAGTTTTGGCTATACCAACGAGATCTCTACCGCTCAGAGCAGTTGGCCAGCCTTGTGCCTGAATAGCGGTGGGGCTTTCGTAGCCCAACCTAATTATGGTATTCATGACATAATCAGGGAAATTAGCttcagaaaaattttgaatcgGATTAGGGGCACTGTTTTCAACCCTTATTTCCTTGGCCCTACGGTACTCCTCGATCTCGTATGCAGTTCTCTGGTGTACAGCAGGGTGAGGTACGTAGAAGTTCTTCTGGAAGGGTTGCAGAGTCTCCGCACCCCAATTGATTTTTTCCAGACTGTTGGGCCCTTGAAAATCGTACATGCTGTTGTCATTTTGGGAACGGAAGTTATTGCCACCTCCATTCCTAGGACCACCATATCCTCCTCCTGCTGGTTTGCTGGGGAAACGATTGTTGCCAAAGTTTCCTCTGTTGCCATTCATTTGAGAGCCATATCCCCCACCGTTTTGAGGACGGGGTTTGTAGCTGGTGTTGACAAACTGCTTGGTTCCAAACGACCTTGATTAAGGATGATAAATTTTAGATAAGAACTCAGTTCTATATACAACAATAGTAAAATACATAATTTCCTATAAAGAACCTTTGAATTTAATGGATTgacaattttttattcttttttgattCTGTTGCAAGCTATTGATTGCTGAAGGAACAGAACTTGTGCAACCCGTTTATTTTTGGCTTGAGAAAATACCTATATGGcagataagtgttataataaaCGTGCGTGGCTCAGGGACGATAACAGAGAATTTTGAGTTCTTCCATTCCTCCCCATTTGAAggtaaagttaatttttagGCGTGATGTTTACTGGGCAAATGCTTATGTTGTTCAGATTCggttcagccatgtttcagcTTTCTTTTACTTATAATGCAGTGAAGGCGtataatgtttatttaattgaaaaatttggttGCTCCCCTTAGTTCAGGAAGAAGACCATTGATTTTAAAGGCGAAAAATGAGGGAATCAAATATCGAAAACTTCATATCTCCAAAAATCGACTccacaaacaaacgaaattcatttttaaccAATTTTTGAACTGTATATGTTCCAAAACATAAACTTCGAAAATTCCAAAGTACTTTTATTTCCTTGACCGATTCGAACAGTTCATTATTGTATGTAATAAAACAAAAGCGGCATATAATTCAAACAGAAATCACAAAACTAATCATCTGAATGAAGCATAATAATCATATCTCCTACTTCCTATACAAGGTCAAAAGTACTTTGACAAACTTCAGCAGGTGATTTGATATTCTGTATTTTCCAAATAATGATATGTTCGGAAACGCTTCCTTTCCAAGATACAAAGAGttaaagttttattttctttttaaatcaCTATCGAATTACTGACCTTAATTGAACGAACATTGGTATCAAGAGGTTTTTTGAGGATCGAAATCGAATTTGAACGTAGGGGGCGCCACCTAcacctctttttcttttatagagattcataacttttttgagcGTACTTCTAGCATATTCTTAGTTTAAATAATGGATTCCTCTGTCAAATCTACTCAAAAAAACTACCCTTGTTACAAGTCTTTATAATCAACGGATTTCTAAATAGTTGAAGGTATTAacattattttacatttttctgaagaATGCTTAGGAAGTGAATTTGAAGCTTAAGTACTTTTGGGTTTTTATAGGGGCGCCACGTAATCTATTACTGTTCCCTCGTTCAAaagttaatgaaaaaaaaaaaaacaaatataaaaatcaagacCTTGTATCTTGGAAACGAAGCCTTTCCGAAAATATATGTACATGTATTTAGATAATTCATATTAGAATAATGCGAGGAATCACCCCGTATATTAGTATTACACTGTATGAAAAAGTTGTATCAAATTATTGTATAATTGCAATAGCCTAATTAAAAGATGACAAAAATGTGCACCAGAAACTCGTTTCTACGTTTTCGGGAATATAAATTGTATACGATCATTTTGATTGTTGGTAATTACGTTCATGGGATTTCCTAATTACTGCACGCATTActtattcaattttataattCAGCAGTTTACTGACGCCGATACAAAAAATGGAGTCTTCTCATTAATTTATCCAAAATCGTTAAAGCCTTTCAGGCAAGACATGCGCACTTTGGAGATATTGACGTTCAtcaaattaaacaaaaattgaaatgaagaaattgCGTATTTTTTTCTGTCAAAAAAGTTTCAACAAAACTTTCAGAGGAATTAgtcattatttgaaataaataaacatcctgtatatttctattgtaatttgaaataatatgatAAACTTCCTAATCTTGACGTAAATCAAACAGAACTATTAATTGTCTCAAATTATAGTAGTCCACTTTTGAATTGGTTATCTTGGACGGAAATTCAGAAAAGTTGGCAACCTAAAAAAACCTTCTAACGGTTTCTCTTTTCGATCCGCCATTATTTTCATATCAGGTGCTTTCAAACATATCAaagtcgccatcttgaaaaaTTCTTATCGACATTATTTACATATTCATCGCTtcaattcagagaaaaacgAGTAATCTTTTATCTCTGAGAAATAATTCGTAATTATTTTACATAATCcgatttggaaaatttttggtGTACAACCGTAATCTTGACATTTTAacgatgatgaaaaaaattcaatataatacaattGAAATGTTCGAATAAAAATCATCATATATAAATAAacttacatttttaatatgtaGTTTCTTAAGTGTCTGAGAGTTCAGCTTCTGAAATAAAACATATGTattgaatttcgaaacaaaatgTCTACCATAGTAGGTCATCAATTTAATCATTCATTTCCTCCGTAAAATAGAATTCTTACTGAGaacttgaatttctcaccttTAAAAGATGTTGAATATATTGAATCAAGTATTGCTGAACTTAATATTTTTTAAACTCGAAGAGACCAACCGAACTATTGTCCAATTGACGGTCTCTGCTGGAATGAAATTTGCTCTTTGAAAATTGGAATGGAAACCTTGGTGATGGAAGGGGAAGGATTTCCTCGTATTGATCTAGCCAACAGTTTCCTCTTCGGAAAAACGGCCAATCAGAATTCAGTAATGTCCAAATCAATATAGCCTGTATTTCcggtttcattatttttcatattattttccaaatatgagtAAAGCTTATATCtccattaataataattaatcattTAATTCTGTTCTAATAATTTACGAGTACATGTATATTGAACTTGTTATTAATGTTATTAATAAAAACAATTGTATTGACTATGCCCTTTTCCCACCACATATGACAATGTATTGATTTTTGAGTTATGCGCAATGTTGGAAGCAGAGTTGCCGTGACATGCAATTAATATTGCAtttagatgaaaaattattattataattattacatTAGATACATAGTTGAGTATAACGATAAAactcttaaattaaatatcCATTAAAAATGGATCAGTCAGCAATTgtttttgaattcgaaatttaatcacatttaatttcaaaaaaataaaatagactgatgaagaattcgtgGTCCGTACAATTCTTCCTTCCTTTGAAAGCTACTTTTGTAAATAACTTGGGTGGGATGTAATTATCAAGATGCAGAAGGATTACTTTCAAAAATGGATATAATTCTTAGTATTGTTATCTCAATATATCAGAAGCTATAGATTCGCTTCAGTTGAAATGATGTagatataattaattataacagtccttaattaataaatgaaaatgattacTGGTCATTGACCTAATAGGTAATTACTTCAGCCCATATACCTAAATGATGAATGCATgtcgacaaaaaaaaaaatttaaatcagtaatatc is a window of Harmonia axyridis chromosome 2, icHarAxyr1.1, whole genome shotgun sequence DNA encoding:
- the LOC123672748 gene encoding ATP-dependent RNA helicase p62-like isoform X2, with the protein product MSFGTKQFVNTSYKPRPQNGGGYGSQMNGNRGNFGNNRFPSKPAGGGYGGPRNGGGNNFRSQNDNSMYDFQGPNSLEKINWGAETLQPFQKNFYVPHPAVHQRTAYEIEEYRRAKEIRVENSAPNPIQNFSEANFPDYVMNTIIRLGYESPTAIQAQGWPTALSGRDLVGIAKTGSGKTLAYILPAIVHINNQQRLSRDDGPIALVLAPTRELAQQIQQVANEFGHSSYIRNTCIFGGAPKGPQARDLERGVEIVIATPGRLIDFLQRGTTNLKRCTYLVLDEADRMLDMGFEPQIRKILEQIRPDRQTLMWSATWPKEVQKLAHDFLTDYVQINIGSLQPSANHNIHQIVDVCQETEKEQKLSMLLQEIGNTMESDSKVIIFVETKKKVESITKTIGSYGWPALSIHGDKSQNERDYVLRSFRKGGQCSILVATDVAARGLDVDGIKYVINYDYPHSSEDYIHRIGRTGRSDTTGTSYAFFTPSNYKHAKDLISVLAEAKQVRNTFFSLSLFSILIFLLLIHWSLKV
- the LOC123672748 gene encoding ATP-dependent RNA helicase p62-like isoform X1, whose amino-acid sequence is MSFGTKQFVNTSYKPRPQNGGGYGSQMNGNRGNFGNNRFPSKPAGGGYGGPRNGGGNNFRSQNDNSMYDFQGPNSLEKINWGAETLQPFQKNFYVPHPAVHQRTAYEIEEYRRAKEIRVENSAPNPIQNFSEANFPDYVMNTIIRLGYESPTAIQAQGWPTALSGRDLVGIAKTGSGKTLAYILPAIVHINNQQRLSRDDGPIALVLAPTRELAQQIQQVANEFGHSSYIRNTCIFGGAPKGPQARDLERGVEIVIATPGRLIDFLQRGTTNLKRCTYLVLDEADRMLDMGFEPQIRKILEQIRPDRQTLMWSATWPKEVQKLAHDFLTDYVQINIGSLQPSANHNIHQIVDVCQETEKEQKLSMLLQEIGNTMESDSKVIIFVETKKKVESITKTIGSYGWPALSIHGDKSQNERDYVLRSFRKGGQCSILVATDVAARGLDVDGIKYVINYDYPHSSEDYIHRIGRTGRSDTTGTSYAFFTPSNYKHAKDLISVLAEAKQVINPKLSEMASRFGGFGGNKGRWGQNNSNGFQYRNNNMSNAPRRNSRWGNTGEQKPYGSYNKSVY